GCAGCTTTATCGTGGCGGCAAGCAGAGCGCACGTTCTGTACACTATGGACAGTGGCCCAGCACATTTGGCCGCAGCAACAGGGAGTCCAACGGTAGTGATGTTTGGACCCAATAGAGCAGAGTACGCGGCGCCACGTGGCCGCAACGTAGTGAGCGTACAGTTGGATCCGCCCTTGACCTGTCAGCCATGCGATCAGCATAAATGTGTGCACCCCAGTGACGTGCAGGCATGTTTGCGAGGCCGTGTACCCGATGCAGTTGCGGCAGGGCGTCGGCTCGTTGTTTCCGGCGAATCACTTCCGGCCTTGAGCCAAAAACCATGAGCCTGTTTCTCTTTAACCTGCAGGAACATACTCGGCTGGTGGAACAACTGCATCTACTCGACCGAGAAGTGCAGCGGGCCATTGACGCCCTAACCGCGGTTTTGGCCAGCGGCGGCAAGCTATTGCTCTGCGGTAACGGCGGGTCGGCCGCTGATTGTCAACACATCGCTGCCGAATTCGTAGGCCGATTCATGGATGAGAGGCGACCATTGCCGGCCATCTCGCTCAGCACCGATACCTCGGCGCTGACGTGCATCGGCAATGATTACTCCTTCGACGCAGTGTTTAGCCGCCAAGTGCGAGCGCTTGGCACGCCAAAGGATGCGCTGATCGCGATCTCAACTTCAGGTAACTCGAGCAACGTCGTCAAAGCTGTTGAGGCGGCGCGTGAGATTGGCATGCTCACGCTCGGCCTTAGCGGGCGAGGTGGTGGCGCTTTGAGCCAGCGAGCGGAGCTGAACATCGTTGTTCCCCACGAAGTCACGGCGCGCATCCAGGAGGCTCACATCCTGATTGGGCACACGCTGTGCGGTGGCGTTGAACAGCAGTTAGGCCTAGTGCCAAAGACCGCGGAAAAACGCCCATGAGCGGACCAGTCCCCTCTGTCACCGTGGTTGGTGACTGCATGCTTGACCGGTATTGGGACGGCCGCGTGACGCGAATATCGCCAGAGGCGCCTGTGCCCATTCTTCACATGGGTAGTCAGAGCGACCGCCTCGGCGGCGCGGCCAATGTAGCCCTCAACGTCAGAAACCTCGGGGGAGCCGTGCGCCTGCTTGGCGTCGTCGGGGATGATGCCAACGGCCGCGACTTTCTGAATCTCTTGAGCGCAGAAGGGATCGGCCACGAACTGATTGTCGATGCGCGGGCGACGACCATCGTGAAGCTCCGCGTGGTCAGCCAGCATCACCAACTCCTGCGTGTTGACTTTGAGAGGCCGCTAGCAAAGGCTCTGGCTTCTGCAGTTGCGGAACGCTTTCGAAGCGAATTGCCTCGCAGCGGTTGCGTGGTGATGAGCGACTATGCGAAGGGCGCTCTGAACGAAGTCGGCATGATGATCCGTGCGGCCAAGGAGCGAGGCCTGTCGGTTGTCGTCGATCCAAAGGGTGACGAATTCAGTCGCTACACGGGAGCCGACGTCATCACGCCCAACCAGGGCGAGCTCGCACAGGTTGTAGGCGCGTGGATCGATGAGGACGATCTTCAAGAAAAGGCGACAGCACTGCGCACGAGGCTCGGTATCGCCAGTTTGCTTTTGACGCGCTCAGAGCGGGGGATGAGCCTGTTCTCCGAGGCCTGCGGCGAATCTGGGCGCATGGACTTTCCGGCTGAAGCGCGCGAGGTCTATGATGTCACGGGTGCTGGCGATACCGCTATCGCTACCTTGGCAGTTATGCTTGCTGAAGGTCGTAACTTAATCGAGGCCACGAGGCTGGCAAATAGGGCTGCCGGTGTCGTGGTCGGGAAGTTCGGCACCTCCTCTGTGACACGTGGTGAATTGCTTGACTGACTGATCAATTGCGCTGCTAGCCTGTTAGGCTCGTGGAACTAGCACTCTGAAGCGCTGAGCGAAACTGGCCCCTCGTCATTTCGTGTGGAACCCAACAGACAGAATGGCCGGTCGTCGTCGAGCCCGGTGGGCATGTGGGCAGGCTGCCTTTGAGCCTGTCCATATGTCCACGGGGCGGTAGCCAGGAGTACTGATTTGAACGTTGGCGTGGAGGCGCTGTTCACCGGCGCATTGGGTCTGCAAGCACCATGGGTGGTGCGGGAGGTTCGGCTTGACACCGCCAAGCACCGCATCGATTTCGACGTTGAGTGCAAGCAGTCGCTGCTGGCGTGCCCGGCTTGCGGTGCGGCCTCGCAGAAGGTGCATGACCGGCTGCCGCGCTCGTGGCGGCATCTGGACTTTTTCCAGTACGAGGCGTGGCTGCACGCCGAGGTGCCACGCGTGGGGTGCACGGCCTGCGGCAAGACGACGCAACTGACAGTACCGTGGGCTCGCCAGGGCAGCGGCTTCACGCTGCTGTTTGAAGCATTGGCGCTGACGATGTGCAGGGACTTGCCCGTGCGCCAGGCGGCCAGGGATCTGCGGGTGCGCGACAAGCAGTTGTGGCGCCGCATCGAGCACTACGTGAGCCAGGCGCGGAGCAAGCAGGACATGAGCCAGGTCCGCATCGTGGGCATCGACGAGACCAGCCTGCGCCGCGGGCATGACTACGTCACCGTGGTGCACGACCTGGATGCCAAGCGGCTGCTGTTCTGCACGCCCGGACGTGAGCACCAGACGGTTCAGGCCTTCACGCAGGATCTGCATGCCCACGGCGGTGAGCCCACAGCGATCGCCCACGTCTGCATGGACATGAGTGCGGCGTACCTCAAGGGGGCTGCCACCTACCTGCCCAACGCGCTGGTCAGCTACGACCGCTTCCACGTCGTCAAACTCGCAGGCGAAGCCATGGACGAGGTGCGCGCAGCCGAGTGGAAGACCGAGCAGGCGCAGGTGCAGCAGGAACTGGGCGTGCTGACGGCCAAGCAGCGCCGCTCCATCCTGTGGGGCATGCGCAGGAATCCTTCGGGCTGGACGGCCACGCAGCTTCAAGCCATGCACTGGTTGCAGCGAGCAAACCTGAAGACTGCGCGTGCCTGGCGGCTGAAGATGGCGCTGCGCGAGGTGTTCGCCAACGCACGCCGCCACAACCAACCCGAGCTCGCTTGCGCCGAGTTGAAGGCCTGGCTGTCGTGGGCGCGGCGCAGTCGCCTGGAGCCCTTCAAGCGGCTGGCGGCCACGCTCAGAGACCACTTCGATTCAGTCGTGCGAGGCATGCTCGATCACCGCAGCAACGCCTTCGTCGAGGCGATGAACGGGCTGATGCAGCAAGCCAAGCGCGCGGCCCGCGGCTTCAGGACAGCAGCCAACTTCATCGCCATCGCTTATCTGCGCCTGGGCAAGCTCACCCACTTGCCGGCATCGCCCTTCGTGCCGGCAATGGCACTGTCAGCGGGCCTGACACAGCATCGGATGTGCGGTCAAGTTCCACACGGAACGGCATAGAGCCAGCACGTCGCCGTGACGGATCCGCACAGCGCCTTGTGGGTCAAGCGTGGCCTAAACGACAAACGGGGGCAGAAGACCCGAAGCTTCACCTGACTTGGTAGAAGCGCATCCTCGAAGAAAGCCAGGGTGTTACGAACATCCCGTCAATTGGGAGGGAATCTTAGTTATTAAGATTCGGGCGAATTGTCTGAAGCGCAAGCAACATGGTGATCAGCGCCGCCAGACGCGACGGTTGACGAAGCCGGTATAGCTGATGATGATGCGCAGCACCTTGTCTGACACATTGGCTGGCTCGTAGTCTTTCACCAGTCTCAGCGAGCGTTCAGTCCCTCGCGATTGGGTTTCCAGGACTTTCAGGCCTTGAAGGACGCGCTCGACATCGAGCCCGACTAGCATCACGGCAGCTTCCTCAAAGCCCTCGGGACGCTCCTGAACCTCGCGCAGATTGAGTGCAGGAAAGTTCAGAATCGAAGACTCCTCGGTGATCGTTCCGCTATCTGAGAGCGTGGTGCGTGCATCCTTTTGCAGGCGCACATAGTCGAAAAAACCGAACGGCTTGTGAAACTGAACCATGGGGTGGGCGAGCAAGCCCAGAGCTTCCATGCGCTTTCGCGTCCGCGGATGTGTGGAGACGATCACGGGATCAGCGTAATGCTCAGCCAAAGCGTTCATGATCCCGAAGAGTTTGGCGAGGTTCTCCGGCACGTCGACGTTCTCCTCGCGGTGGCAACTGACCACGAAGTAGCGACCGGTCTGCAGCCCAAGACGCTGTACTGCTGTGGAGGCCTCAATGCCGGGCAAGTAGTGCTCGATTACCTCGCGCATTGGGCTGCCAGTCTTGATGACCTGATCCGGCGGCAATCCTTCGCGAAGCAGGTACTCGCGGGCGATCTCGCTATACGTCAAATTGATGTCGGCGATGTGGTCAACAATTCGCCGATTGATCTCCTCAGGTACCCTGAAGTCGAAGCAGCGGTTCCCTGCCTCCATGTGGAAGATCGGAATCTTTCTCCGCTTGGCGGCGATCGCGCCCAGCGCACTGTTGGTGTCGCCCAGCAGAAGTAGAGCATCCGGACGGTGCTCGTCCAGAACACGATCGGTGGCAAT
This portion of the Ideonella sp. WA131b genome encodes:
- a CDS encoding D-sedoheptulose 7-phosphate isomerase; the protein is MSLFLFNLQEHTRLVEQLHLLDREVQRAIDALTAVLASGGKLLLCGNGGSAADCQHIAAEFVGRFMDERRPLPAISLSTDTSALTCIGNDYSFDAVFSRQVRALGTPKDALIAISTSGNSSNVVKAVEAAREIGMLTLGLSGRGGGALSQRAELNIVVPHEVTARIQEAHILIGHTLCGGVEQQLGLVPKTAEKRP
- the rfaE1 gene encoding D-glycero-beta-D-manno-heptose-7-phosphate kinase; the encoded protein is MSGPVPSVTVVGDCMLDRYWDGRVTRISPEAPVPILHMGSQSDRLGGAANVALNVRNLGGAVRLLGVVGDDANGRDFLNLLSAEGIGHELIVDARATTIVKLRVVSQHHQLLRVDFERPLAKALASAVAERFRSELPRSGCVVMSDYAKGALNEVGMMIRAAKERGLSVVVDPKGDEFSRYTGADVITPNQGELAQVVGAWIDEDDLQEKATALRTRLGIASLLLTRSERGMSLFSEACGESGRMDFPAEAREVYDVTGAGDTAIATLAVMLAEGRNLIEATRLANRAAGVVVGKFGTSSVTRGELLD
- a CDS encoding ISL3 family transposase, translating into MNVGVEALFTGALGLQAPWVVREVRLDTAKHRIDFDVECKQSLLACPACGAASQKVHDRLPRSWRHLDFFQYEAWLHAEVPRVGCTACGKTTQLTVPWARQGSGFTLLFEALALTMCRDLPVRQAARDLRVRDKQLWRRIEHYVSQARSKQDMSQVRIVGIDETSLRRGHDYVTVVHDLDAKRLLFCTPGREHQTVQAFTQDLHAHGGEPTAIAHVCMDMSAAYLKGAATYLPNALVSYDRFHVVKLAGEAMDEVRAAEWKTEQAQVQQELGVLTAKQRRSILWGMRRNPSGWTATQLQAMHWLQRANLKTARAWRLKMALREVFANARRHNQPELACAELKAWLSWARRSRLEPFKRLAATLRDHFDSVVRGMLDHRSNAFVEAMNGLMQQAKRAARGFRTAANFIAIAYLRLGKLTHLPASPFVPAMALSAGLTQHRMCGQVPHGTA
- the wecB gene encoding UDP-N-acetylglucosamine 2-epimerase (non-hydrolyzing), coding for MTIVGTRPEIIRLSRLIEKLDLHCSHVLVHTGQNYDYELNDVFFSELGIRRPDHFLNAAGATAAETIGQVIIATDRVLDEHRPDALLLLGDTNSALGAIAAKRRKIPIFHMEAGNRCFDFRVPEEINRRIVDHIADINLTYSEIAREYLLREGLPPDQVIKTGSPMREVIEHYLPGIEASTAVQRLGLQTGRYFVVSCHREENVDVPENLAKLFGIMNALAEHYADPVIVSTHPRTRKRMEALGLLAHPMVQFHKPFGFFDYVRLQKDARTTLSDSGTITEESSILNFPALNLREVQERPEGFEEAAVMLVGLDVERVLQGLKVLETQSRGTERSLRLVKDYEPANVSDKVLRIIISYTGFVNRRVWRR